One region of Brachybacterium saurashtrense genomic DNA includes:
- a CDS encoding PTS sugar transporter subunit IIA gives MSTAPPPPAHGEEHLALTVVRAHLDAADAEGVLTALAAHLQEVGAVGEDFAEALRAREREYPTGLPTPIPTAIPHADPAHVRVPGLAVATLARPVPFGEMGVRDGRVDVHLVAMPLLTDAREHLAALQALMGLLSDEAAVRDLLEAPDDAALRERAAARLAALPGGATGAVSSAADGVGESA, from the coding sequence ATGAGCACCGCACCGCCACCGCCGGCCCACGGCGAGGAGCATCTCGCCCTCACCGTGGTGCGCGCGCACCTCGACGCCGCCGATGCCGAGGGCGTGCTGACCGCCCTCGCCGCCCACCTGCAGGAGGTCGGGGCCGTGGGTGAGGACTTCGCCGAGGCGCTGCGCGCCCGGGAGCGCGAGTACCCCACCGGGCTGCCCACCCCGATCCCCACGGCGATCCCGCACGCGGACCCGGCGCACGTGCGGGTGCCGGGCCTGGCCGTGGCCACCCTCGCCCGGCCCGTGCCCTTCGGCGAGATGGGCGTGCGCGACGGGCGCGTGGACGTGCACCTGGTGGCGATGCCGCTGCTCACCGACGCGCGCGAGCACCTGGCCGCCCTGCAGGCCCTGATGGGGCTGCTCAGCGACGAGGCGGCGGTGCGGGACCTGCTCGAGGCGCCCGACGACGCCGCGCTGCGGGAGCGGGCGGCCGCGCGCCTCGCCGCCCTGCCCGGCGGTGCGACGGGCGCGGTGAGCAGTGCAGCGGACGGCGTGGGGGAGAGCGCGTGA
- a CDS encoding sugar-binding transcriptional regulator, giving the protein MPAPRDTAVVVRAARLYYEQGRSQTEIAHELDLSRSNVSRILSQAKERGIVEITIHDPDGPPRRDEALEAALRAAFSLREAHVVSAPRAPAMESVAREGAAVLAQRVATVRSIGVSWGQTVQSVVAELETLRPRPTPAVLPLVGGHSTLDQFDSGESVLRVLASRLGATPRTLYAPAVLESATAVATLRGESSIGEVLAAAAQVELALVGIGSLGRHSSPLVLGLMRLSEAERAAFAAQNPVGDVCGRFVDADGVPLGAPTDQRVLALTFSQLLRIPEVVGVAAGPEKAPGVLGVLRSGVIDTVVVDVDLAREVLART; this is encoded by the coding sequence ATGCCCGCCCCTCGTGACACCGCCGTGGTCGTGCGGGCGGCGCGCCTGTACTACGAGCAGGGCCGGTCGCAGACGGAGATCGCCCACGAGCTGGACCTGTCCCGCTCCAACGTCTCCAGGATCCTCTCCCAGGCGAAGGAGCGCGGGATCGTGGAGATCACGATTCACGACCCGGACGGCCCGCCGCGCCGCGACGAGGCGCTCGAGGCCGCGCTGCGGGCGGCGTTCTCGCTGCGGGAGGCGCACGTGGTCTCCGCGCCGCGCGCCCCGGCGATGGAGTCCGTGGCGCGGGAGGGTGCGGCGGTGCTGGCGCAGCGGGTCGCGACGGTGCGCAGCATCGGGGTGTCCTGGGGGCAGACGGTCCAGAGCGTGGTCGCGGAGCTGGAGACGCTGCGCCCCCGCCCCACCCCCGCGGTGCTGCCGCTGGTGGGCGGGCACAGCACCCTGGACCAGTTCGACTCCGGCGAATCGGTGCTGCGGGTGCTCGCCTCCCGGCTGGGCGCCACGCCCCGAACCCTGTACGCCCCCGCCGTGCTGGAATCCGCCACCGCGGTGGCGACGCTGCGCGGCGAGTCCAGCATCGGCGAGGTGCTGGCCGCCGCCGCGCAGGTGGAGCTGGCGCTGGTGGGGATCGGTTCGCTGGGCCGGCACTCCTCGCCGCTGGTGCTGGGGCTGATGCGGCTCAGCGAGGCGGAGCGCGCGGCCTTCGCCGCGCAGAACCCGGTGGGGGACGTGTGCGGCCGGTTCGTCGACGCCGACGGGGTGCCGCTGGGGGCGCCGACGGATCAGCGGGTGCTCGCGCTCACCTTCTCGCAGCTGCTGCGGATCCCCGAGGTGGTGGGCGTCGCGGCCGGTCCCGAGAAGGCGCCGGGGGTGCTGGGGGTGCTGCGCAGCGGCGTGATCGACACCGTCGTGGTGGACGTGGACCTCGCCCGCGAGGTGCTCGCCCGCACCTGA
- a CDS encoding C40 family peptidase: MTSHPTDHPVARPTASLSRRTGLRLAATGTAALAAAGLASLTPAALAQGPGVAASGPVLVGRPRPAPAPGTGLEPGAVAHVAVTATTLWVAPRTARPGIDDPSLTTPVDLDAWNRNMEDTETRRWLTGELESQAVLGSEVIVDEIDGDWAHIVVTAQPTPRDPRGYPGWVPTGHLVADPGFAELAATAPTATVTALTSTLAATPAGTRPGIDVSFDTILPVLGRTGRSVEVAVPGARSAHLPAADVVVRAPGEQPPAPTVEDVIATGERFLGLRYLWAGVSAYGFDCSGYTYTLFRHHGITIHRDAGNQMHDSGLAEVAREDLRRGDLVFFATEPGGSSIRHVALYLGDDQIMQAPNAARSVEIMSLTEYDPTGEYAGARRVIAAD, encoded by the coding sequence ATGACCTCGCATCCCACCGATCACCCCGTCGCACGTCCCACCGCCTCGCTGTCCCGCCGCACGGGCCTGCGCCTGGCCGCCACCGGCACCGCCGCCCTCGCCGCCGCGGGCCTGGCCTCGCTCACCCCCGCCGCGCTCGCGCAGGGGCCCGGGGTCGCCGCATCGGGGCCCGTCCTCGTCGGTCGCCCGCGGCCCGCGCCCGCCCCGGGCACCGGCCTCGAGCCCGGCGCCGTGGCGCACGTGGCCGTCACCGCCACCACCCTGTGGGTGGCGCCGCGCACCGCGCGGCCCGGGATCGACGACCCCTCCCTCACCACCCCGGTGGACCTCGACGCCTGGAACCGGAACATGGAGGACACCGAGACCCGGCGCTGGCTCACTGGGGAGCTCGAGTCGCAGGCGGTGCTGGGCAGCGAGGTGATCGTCGACGAGATCGACGGGGACTGGGCGCACATCGTGGTCACCGCCCAGCCCACCCCGCGCGATCCGCGCGGCTACCCCGGCTGGGTGCCCACGGGCCACCTGGTGGCAGATCCCGGGTTCGCCGAGCTCGCCGCCACCGCACCGACCGCCACCGTCACCGCGCTGACCAGCACGCTCGCGGCGACCCCTGCCGGGACGCGCCCCGGGATCGACGTCTCCTTCGACACGATCCTGCCGGTGCTGGGCCGCACCGGGCGCTCGGTGGAGGTGGCGGTGCCCGGCGCACGCTCCGCGCACCTGCCCGCCGCCGACGTGGTGGTGCGCGCCCCGGGCGAGCAGCCGCCCGCCCCCACCGTGGAGGACGTCATCGCCACCGGCGAGCGGTTCCTGGGGCTGCGCTACCTGTGGGCGGGGGTGAGCGCCTACGGCTTCGACTGCTCCGGCTACACGTACACGCTGTTCCGCCACCACGGGATCACGATCCACCGCGATGCGGGGAACCAGATGCACGACTCCGGTCTGGCCGAGGTGGCGCGGGAGGATCTGCGCCGCGGGGACCTGGTGTTCTTCGCGACCGAGCCGGGCGGCTCCTCGATCCGCCACGTGGCCCTGTACCTCGGCGACGACCAGATCATGCAGGCGCCGAACGCGGCCCGCAGCGTCGAGATCATGTCGCTGACGGAGTACGACCCGACGGGCGAGTATGCCGGGGCGCGCCGCGTGATCGCCGCGGACTGA
- a CDS encoding NUDIX domain-containing protein, with translation MSGPRVAVKALIIDRRAVLMNRYVDPSGHEMFELPGGGQEHGEDQPAALRRECREEIGAEVEVHQVACLFEFMATRSVREGTPIAPFHQVNVAYWCGLAEGELPGEGTDPDPGQQGTAWLPLGRLEEFDVQPPALARWLASDPSDRPLSLGVSRA, from the coding sequence GTGAGCGGGCCCCGCGTGGCCGTGAAGGCTCTGATCATCGACCGCCGGGCGGTGCTGATGAACCGCTACGTGGACCCCTCCGGGCACGAGATGTTCGAGCTGCCCGGCGGCGGGCAGGAGCACGGCGAGGACCAGCCCGCCGCGCTGCGCCGCGAGTGCCGGGAGGAGATCGGCGCGGAGGTGGAGGTGCACCAGGTGGCGTGCCTGTTCGAGTTCATGGCGACGCGCAGCGTGCGCGAGGGCACCCCGATCGCGCCGTTCCACCAGGTCAACGTCGCCTACTGGTGCGGCCTGGCGGAGGGGGAGCTGCCGGGGGAGGGCACCGATCCGGATCCGGGCCAGCAGGGCACCGCCTGGCTGCCGCTGGGCCGGCTGGAGGAGTTCGACGTGCAGCCGCCCGCTCTGGCCCGCTGGCTCGCCTCCGACCCCAGCGACCGGCCGCTCTCCCTGGGCGTGAGCCGGGCCTGA
- a CDS encoding DUF819 domain-containing protein, with product MITDGILMLGVLLALSSTLIVLERTTGWKLFKFVPGMVLMYLACAALNSLGVFGQDEATRAPVAQVKDVLLPAMILLFLFSCDIRRIIRLGPKLLLTYAVSAASLFVGMIVVVTLFQAALHDESWKAFGALLASWTGGSANMVAVQDILQAPESIFGYALITDTILYSVWLMAMFAAVGSSPRFNRWTKADTSHLDAHLGAEDEEQHPITLASLAIVVFGSLFVSTLATRIGALLPEWGTVVNATTWTIVIVSVLGLLIAVTPLGRTAGSLEVATLMLFVVIGQIASGSDFSALTQAPLYLLIGVLVLLVHIAIMLVYAKIAKVELFSLAVASTANIGGVASAPVIAAAYNRQLVPVGVLMALIGSFAGTFLGLAAAQIMSAL from the coding sequence GTGATCACCGACGGAATCCTGATGCTGGGCGTGCTGCTGGCACTGTCCAGCACGCTCATCGTGCTGGAGCGCACCACCGGCTGGAAGCTGTTCAAGTTCGTGCCCGGCATGGTGCTGATGTACCTGGCCTGCGCGGCGCTGAACTCCCTGGGCGTGTTCGGCCAGGACGAGGCCACCCGCGCACCGGTCGCGCAGGTCAAGGACGTGCTGCTGCCCGCGATGATCCTGCTGTTCCTGTTCAGCTGCGACATCCGTCGGATCATCCGGCTCGGCCCCAAGCTGCTGCTGACCTACGCGGTCTCCGCCGCGTCCCTGTTCGTGGGCATGATCGTGGTGGTCACCCTCTTCCAGGCTGCCCTGCACGACGAGTCGTGGAAGGCGTTCGGCGCCCTGCTCGCCTCCTGGACCGGCGGCAGCGCCAACATGGTGGCGGTGCAGGACATCCTGCAGGCCCCCGAGTCGATCTTCGGCTACGCCCTGATCACCGACACGATCCTGTACTCCGTGTGGCTGATGGCGATGTTCGCCGCGGTGGGCAGCTCGCCCCGCTTCAACCGCTGGACCAAGGCGGACACCTCCCACCTCGACGCCCACCTCGGCGCGGAGGACGAGGAGCAGCACCCGATCACCCTCGCCTCGCTCGCGATCGTGGTGTTCGGCTCGCTGTTCGTCTCCACCCTCGCCACCCGGATCGGGGCGCTGCTGCCGGAATGGGGCACCGTCGTCAACGCCACCACCTGGACGATCGTGATCGTCTCCGTGCTGGGCCTGCTCATCGCGGTGACCCCGCTGGGCCGCACGGCCGGCTCCCTCGAGGTGGCCACGCTGATGCTGTTCGTGGTGATCGGGCAGATCGCCTCCGGCTCGGACTTCTCCGCCCTCACCCAGGCACCGCTGTACCTGCTGATCGGCGTGCTGGTGCTGCTGGTGCACATCGCGATCATGCTGGTGTACGCCAAGATCGCGAAGGTGGAGCTGTTCTCCCTGGCCGTCGCCTCCACCGCGAACATCGGCGGCGTCGCCTCCGCGCCCGTGATCGCCGCGGCCTACAACCGCCAGCTGGTGCCGGTGGGCGTGCTGATGGCGCTGATCGGCTCCTTCGCCGGCACCTTCCTGGGCCTGGCCGCCGCACAGATCATGTCGGCGCTGTGA
- a CDS encoding DUF3870 domain-containing protein, translating to MPTTIYLTGEAKAPHNNPITSQWGLFFIGLVVDTESHVIRAADCTATLTLTVEFVRELLVGRSLLDDDALVGAITDRYHGSSQRALAASVRSAAAKYRDLSALPEQAT from the coding sequence ATGCCCACGACGATCTACCTCACCGGCGAGGCGAAGGCACCGCACAACAATCCGATCACGTCGCAGTGGGGGCTGTTCTTCATCGGCCTCGTGGTCGATACTGAGAGCCACGTCATACGGGCGGCGGACTGCACCGCCACCTTGACCCTCACGGTCGAGTTCGTGCGCGAACTGCTGGTGGGGCGGTCCCTGCTCGATGACGACGCCCTGGTGGGAGCGATCACCGACAGGTACCACGGCTCCTCGCAGCGGGCGCTGGCCGCCTCCGTGCGCAGCGCCGCCGCGAAGTACCGCGACTTGTCGGCCCTCCCGGAGCAGGCGACATAA
- a CDS encoding aldo/keto reductase: MTLSPRLPFRDGRSIPQLGYGVWKVENEVAADVVVQALQAGYRHVDTARGYNNEAGVGQALRTAGLARDDVFVTSKVPNQDQGRDATLASFDATMADLGLDELDLYLLHWPAPSKGLAVETWQALIELQQQGRIRSIGTSNFRREDLERLEAETGVLPVLNQIELHPYIAQPELRAFHAEKGIVTESWSPLGQGGGELEDPVVTEVAAGHGATPAQVLIAWNLALGNVVIPKSVTPERIVSNLASLDLTLTEEEIARISALDKGAAGRKGPNPDEFAGHQGA; encoded by the coding sequence ATGACCCTCTCTCCCCGCCTCCCCTTCCGCGACGGCCGCTCGATCCCGCAGCTGGGATACGGCGTGTGGAAGGTCGAGAACGAGGTCGCGGCCGACGTCGTCGTGCAGGCGCTGCAGGCCGGCTACCGCCACGTGGACACCGCCCGCGGCTACAACAACGAGGCCGGCGTGGGCCAGGCGCTGCGCACCGCCGGCCTGGCGCGCGACGACGTGTTCGTCACCTCCAAGGTGCCCAACCAGGACCAGGGCCGCGACGCCACCCTCGCCTCCTTCGACGCCACCATGGCCGATCTCGGCCTCGACGAGCTCGATCTGTACCTGCTGCACTGGCCCGCCCCCTCCAAGGGGCTCGCCGTGGAGACCTGGCAGGCGCTCATCGAGCTGCAGCAGCAGGGCCGGATCCGCTCGATCGGCACCTCGAACTTCCGCCGCGAGGACCTCGAGCGGCTCGAGGCGGAGACGGGCGTGCTGCCGGTGCTGAACCAGATCGAGCTGCACCCCTACATCGCCCAGCCCGAGCTGCGGGCGTTCCACGCCGAGAAGGGCATCGTCACCGAGTCCTGGTCCCCGCTGGGCCAGGGCGGCGGCGAGCTCGAGGACCCGGTGGTCACCGAGGTCGCCGCCGGGCACGGCGCCACCCCGGCGCAGGTGCTGATCGCCTGGAACCTGGCCCTGGGCAACGTGGTGATCCCGAAGTCCGTCACCCCCGAGCGGATCGTCTCCAACCTCGCCTCCCTCGATCTCACCCTCACCGAGGAGGAGATCGCCCGGATCAGCGCCCTGGACAAGGGCGCCGCCGGCCGGAAGGGGCCAAACCCCGACGAGTTCGCCGGGCACCAGGGGGCCTGA
- a CDS encoding aminotransferase class IV, whose amino-acid sequence MSAPIPVGPAPVLVLVPGATGAPADGGPRFHLADATVPQLSVTDLVATRGDGVFETIGAFDGVPVNVGPHLARLAHSAAQVELSAPDQATLAEAVDAAIAAHEDVAELSVRVMLTRGIEGTGVPTCWIHARVSDDWTPYRAGMRVATLDRGLSTAVAETSPWLLPGAKTLSYAVNMAAVREAKRRGAVDVLFVASDGYVLEGPTSTLLVRRGDEFTTTPASAGVLPGTSVASLFPWLQAQGHQVAERLMTVADVAGSDGAWLLSSTRLAAPIARLDETELPVDAALTDRFQQVLMGRA is encoded by the coding sequence ATGTCCGCGCCCATCCCCGTCGGCCCCGCGCCGGTGCTCGTCCTCGTCCCCGGTGCTACCGGTGCCCCCGCGGACGGCGGCCCCCGGTTCCATCTGGCCGATGCGACCGTCCCCCAGCTCTCCGTCACGGACCTCGTCGCCACCCGCGGCGACGGCGTGTTCGAGACCATCGGTGCCTTCGACGGCGTGCCCGTCAACGTGGGCCCGCATCTGGCGCGCCTGGCCCACAGCGCCGCCCAGGTGGAGCTGTCCGCTCCCGACCAGGCCACCCTCGCCGAGGCGGTGGATGCCGCCATCGCCGCCCACGAGGACGTCGCCGAGCTCAGCGTGCGGGTGATGCTCACCCGCGGCATCGAGGGCACCGGCGTGCCCACCTGCTGGATCCACGCCCGCGTCTCCGATGACTGGACGCCGTACCGGGCCGGGATGCGGGTGGCCACGCTGGACCGCGGCCTCTCCACCGCCGTCGCCGAGACCAGCCCCTGGCTGCTGCCCGGCGCGAAGACCCTCAGCTACGCCGTGAACATGGCGGCGGTGCGGGAGGCGAAGCGCCGCGGCGCGGTGGACGTGCTGTTCGTGGCGAGCGACGGCTACGTGCTGGAGGGCCCCACCTCCACGCTGCTGGTGCGCCGCGGGGACGAGTTCACCACCACCCCCGCCAGCGCCGGGGTGCTGCCGGGCACCAGCGTGGCCTCCCTGTTCCCCTGGCTGCAGGCGCAGGGCCACCAGGTGGCCGAGCGCCTGATGACGGTCGCGGACGTGGCGGGCTCCGACGGCGCCTGGCTGCTCTCCTCCACCCGCCTCGCCGCCCCGATCGCCCGGCTCGACGAGACGGAGCTGCCGGTGGACGCCGCGCTCACCGACCGCTTCCAGCAGGTGCTCATGGGCCGCGCCTGA
- a CDS encoding dipeptide epimerase produces the protein MTVASRSREGAPEESAPLTVAAVHCHRHRAPLLRPFVTAARRTEAVEYVVAEVELTGGAVGQGSAAETVAVTGESAQSIAAALAGPLRAAVEGATDTVAGHSARIAAALEGATSAKAALEVALHDAWARAAGRPLVELLGGDVHGRLRNDMTISLEDPAVMAARSREAVTGGAEILKIKLGRDVALDRERLSAVVEAAPQARLRLDANQGWLPAQAIEIITGFTQAGLPVDLVEQPVAAEDLDGLARVTAAVDVPIMADESVWSAEDARRLTDAAACDLLNIKLAKTGGLRGALAIADVAAEAGIECMLGAMMEPRISVTAAAHLALAHPAITMIDLDPPAWFATSLPRGGYIQEGAWLRLTGGPGLGLEPLPPGAPPAPGGEH, from the coding sequence GTGACGGTGGCATCCCGCTCCCGCGAGGGCGCCCCCGAGGAGTCGGCCCCGCTGACGGTCGCGGCGGTGCACTGCCACCGCCATCGCGCACCCCTGCTGCGGCCCTTCGTCACCGCGGCGCGGCGCACCGAGGCCGTGGAGTACGTGGTGGCGGAGGTGGAGCTCACCGGCGGCGCCGTGGGCCAGGGCTCGGCGGCGGAGACCGTCGCGGTCACCGGCGAGTCCGCGCAGAGCATCGCCGCCGCGCTCGCGGGGCCGCTGCGGGCGGCTGTGGAGGGCGCCACCGACACCGTCGCCGGGCACAGCGCCCGAATCGCCGCCGCGCTCGAGGGGGCGACCAGCGCCAAGGCGGCGCTCGAGGTGGCGCTGCACGACGCCTGGGCGCGCGCGGCCGGCCGGCCGCTGGTGGAGCTGCTGGGCGGCGACGTCCACGGCCGCCTGAGGAACGACATGACCATCTCTCTCGAGGACCCGGCCGTGATGGCGGCCCGGTCCCGGGAGGCGGTGACGGGCGGCGCGGAGATCCTCAAGATCAAGCTGGGGCGGGACGTGGCCCTGGACCGCGAACGGCTCTCCGCCGTGGTGGAGGCCGCACCGCAGGCGCGGCTGCGGCTGGACGCGAACCAGGGCTGGCTGCCCGCGCAGGCGATCGAGATCATCACCGGGTTCACGCAAGCGGGCCTGCCGGTGGACCTGGTGGAGCAGCCCGTCGCCGCGGAGGACCTCGACGGCCTGGCACGGGTCACCGCCGCCGTGGACGTGCCGATCATGGCCGACGAATCCGTGTGGAGCGCCGAGGACGCGCGCCGGCTCACCGACGCCGCCGCCTGCGACCTGCTGAACATCAAGCTCGCCAAGACCGGCGGGCTGCGCGGGGCGCTGGCGATCGCGGACGTCGCCGCGGAGGCGGGGATCGAGTGCATGCTCGGCGCGATGATGGAGCCGCGGATCTCGGTCACGGCCGCGGCGCACCTCGCCCTCGCGCACCCGGCGATCACCATGATCGACCTGGACCCGCCCGCCTGGTTCGCGACCTCCCTTCCCCGCGGCGGCTACATCCAGGAGGGCGCCTGGCTACGCCTGACGGGCGGCCCCGGCCTGGGGCTGGAGCCGCTGCCGCCCGGCGCCCCACCGGCCCCGGGAGGTGAGCACTGA
- a CDS encoding DNA/RNA non-specific endonuclease, with amino-acid sequence MNGFLGADTAALREAGRRLVLGADRLDGLTARLASLVDTVPWEGPDADSFRADWSTDARPRLHDRSEGLQRRARELMLHAEEQDACSAPEATGLGGGALGGPGGGTVGGGALGGPAASGPVPGPGVPAPTAAEASAAIGEDALMFDDTGMRLSPPEVQHSVEVGAEHELAPAGADVPFGFDAEGEPLELAPGTVYDVGAHGRYYTDAAGEVVYVEASGGGEEMNPNLREVHPDATYHVNDNAYYRTDEVGRTEHLYVPDVIVDRDMARSTSIQSRIAERWDMAGDGTSEPVEFNAGHVLARQLGGIREEINYTRQWDEVNQARSGKDTIYTVEEMMADGIGEQGHSYSYETLVTWGEEQPAGVGPQHGSEPWEYVPESYDVSILEDGGERTEMRLANTPDGARFPR; translated from the coding sequence GTGAACGGATTCCTGGGGGCGGACACCGCCGCGCTGCGAGAGGCCGGCCGGCGCCTGGTGCTGGGCGCCGACCGCCTGGACGGGCTCACCGCCCGCCTCGCGTCGCTCGTGGACACGGTGCCGTGGGAGGGCCCGGACGCGGACTCCTTCCGCGCCGACTGGAGCACGGACGCGCGCCCGCGCCTGCACGATCGCAGCGAGGGGCTGCAGCGCAGGGCGCGGGAGCTGATGCTCCACGCCGAGGAGCAGGACGCCTGCTCCGCCCCGGAGGCGACGGGCCTCGGCGGCGGGGCACTCGGCGGGCCCGGCGGGGGAACAGTCGGCGGCGGAGCGCTCGGCGGGCCGGCCGCCTCCGGTCCCGTGCCCGGCCCCGGCGTGCCCGCGCCCACCGCCGCCGAGGCCTCCGCGGCGATCGGCGAGGACGCCCTGATGTTCGACGACACCGGGATGCGGCTGTCCCCGCCGGAGGTGCAGCACTCCGTGGAGGTGGGCGCGGAGCACGAGCTCGCCCCCGCCGGAGCGGACGTCCCCTTCGGGTTCGACGCCGAGGGGGAGCCGCTGGAGCTCGCGCCCGGGACCGTGTACGACGTGGGCGCGCACGGCCGCTACTACACCGACGCCGCGGGCGAGGTGGTCTACGTCGAGGCCTCCGGCGGCGGCGAGGAGATGAACCCCAACCTCCGCGAGGTGCACCCCGACGCCACCTACCACGTCAACGACAACGCCTACTACCGCACCGACGAGGTGGGACGCACCGAGCACCTGTACGTGCCGGACGTGATCGTGGACCGCGACATGGCCCGCAGCACGTCGATCCAGTCCAGGATCGCGGAACGCTGGGACATGGCCGGGGACGGCACCTCCGAGCCGGTCGAGTTCAACGCCGGCCACGTGCTGGCCCGCCAGCTGGGCGGCATCCGCGAGGAGATCAACTACACCCGCCAGTGGGACGAGGTGAACCAGGCCCGCAGCGGGAAGGACACGATCTACACCGTGGAGGAGATGATGGCCGACGGCATCGGCGAGCAGGGCCACTCCTACTCCTACGAGACCCTCGTGACCTGGGGCGAGGAGCAGCCTGCCGGGGTGGGGCCGCAGCACGGCAGCGAGCCCTGGGAGTACGTGCCCGAGAGCTACGACGTGAGCATCCTCGAGGACGGCGGCGAGCGCACCGAGATGCGCCTGGCCAACACCCCCGACGGTGCGAGGTTCCCCCGATGA
- a CDS encoding serine hydrolase produces the protein MSLPTAAAPRTVAVSHCLLGAGGAVLDAEDAGRPYYAASTIKLHVLAAALRAADAGVLDLAAEVPATRTATGADGEPFTLAGDHLEATHPAPGTPITVEELLVRMIDRSSNEATNQVISLIGLDTVAATIAELALPATRVERLIGDASALAQGRTNETSAADLARTLHRLLVGPGPLLAPASRALALEALRAQRIPVIGTALREDVPYRSKSGWVDGYRHDVALVGDPDAESVRVLAVMTAGMDEVAADEAIRARVRALLPDLAR, from the coding sequence ATGTCGCTCCCCACCGCCGCCGCGCCGCGCACGGTCGCCGTCTCCCACTGCCTGCTGGGCGCGGGTGGGGCGGTGCTGGACGCGGAGGATGCCGGGCGTCCGTACTACGCGGCCAGCACGATCAAGCTGCACGTGCTGGCCGCGGCGCTGCGCGCGGCCGATGCGGGGGTGCTGGACCTCGCCGCGGAGGTGCCCGCCACCCGCACCGCCACGGGCGCCGACGGCGAGCCGTTCACCCTGGCCGGCGACCACCTCGAGGCCACGCATCCGGCGCCGGGCACACCGATCACGGTGGAGGAGCTGCTGGTGCGGATGATTGACCGCTCCAGCAACGAGGCGACCAACCAGGTGATCTCCCTGATCGGCCTGGACACCGTCGCGGCGACGATCGCGGAGCTGGCGCTGCCCGCCACGCGGGTGGAGCGGCTGATAGGGGACGCCTCCGCGCTCGCGCAGGGGCGCACCAACGAGACCTCCGCCGCGGATCTCGCCCGCACCCTGCACCGTCTGCTGGTGGGGCCGGGCCCGCTGCTCGCACCCGCCTCCCGCGCCCTCGCCCTCGAGGCCCTGCGCGCCCAGCGGATCCCGGTGATCGGGACGGCGCTGCGGGAGGACGTCCCGTACAGGTCGAAGTCCGGCTGGGTGGACGGCTACCGGCACGACGTCGCCCTGGTGGGCGACCCCGATGCGGAGTCCGTGCGCGTGCTCGCGGTGATGACGGCGGGCATGGACGAGGTGGCGGCCGACGAGGCGATCCGTGCGCGGGTGCGCGCACTGCTGCCGGACCTCGCCCGCTGA